A genomic window from Solanum dulcamara chromosome 11, daSolDulc1.2, whole genome shotgun sequence includes:
- the LOC129873693 gene encoding peroxidase 64-like, whose amino-acid sequence MSSSSALISFSSLLIFSLIYSHGNALSSNYYENTCPQVEDIVTQVVTEATKKDKTVPAALLRMHFHDCFIRGCDASVLLNSKKNTAEKDGPPNVSLHAFYVIDSAKKAVEALCPGIVSCADILAFAARDSVVISGGPSWDVPKGRKDGRTSKASETRQLPAPTFNIKQLQQSFSQRGLSLEDLVALSGGHTLGFSHCSSFSNRIHNFNTTHDVDPTLHPSLAATLKGICPLKNRAKNAGTPMDPSSMMFDNTYYKLILQNKSLFSSDQALLSNPKTKSLVSNFASSEDAFFKAFANSMIKMSSINGGQEVRRDCRVAN is encoded by the exons ATGTCATCCTCTTCTGCATTAATCTCGTTCAGCTCATTGTTAATTTTCTCATTAATTTACTCTCATGGAAATGCACTTAGTTCAAATTACTATGAGAACACATGCCCTCAAGTTGAAGATATTGTCACACAAGTTGTTACTGAAGCAACAAAGAAGGACAAAACTGTCCCTGCTGCTCTTCTAAGGATGCACTTCCATGACTGCTTCATAAGG GGCTGCGATGCTTCGGTGTTACTAAACTCCAAGAAGAACACTGCAGAAAAAGATGGTCCTCCTAATGTTTCTTTGCATGCATTCTATGTTATTGATAGTGCAAAGAAAGCCGTTGAAGCGCTTTGCCCTGGCATAGTCTCTTGTGCTGATATCTTAGCCTTTGCTGCCAGAGATTCTGTTGTCATT TCTGGTGGACCTTCCTGGGACGTGCctaaaggaagaaaagatgGAAGAACATCGAAAGCCAGTGAAACTAGACAATTGCCAGCTCCCACTTTTAACATAAAACAACTTCAACAAAGCTTCTCTCAAAGAGGATTATCACTTGAAGACCTTGTCGCTCTCTCAG GTGGACACACCTTAGGTTTCTCTCATTGTTCATCATTCAGTAACAGGATACACAACTTTAATACCACCCATGATGTTGATCCAACATTGCATCCATCTTTAGCAGCAACCTTAAAGGGCATTTGTCCATTGAAAAACAGGGCTAAAAATGCTGGAACTCCCATGGATCCTTCCTCAATGATGTTCGACAATACATATTACAAGTTAATTCTGCAGAACAAGAGCCTGTTCTCTTCAGACCAAGCTTTGCTCAGTAATCCCAAGACTAAAAGTCTGGTTTCCAACTTTGCTAGCTCAGAAGATGCGTTCTTTAAGGCTTTTGCTAATTCTATGATCAAAATGAGCAGCATAAATGGAGGTCAAGAGGTCAGAAGGGATTGTAGAGTggctaattaa
- the LOC129873621 gene encoding pre-rRNA-processing protein ESF1, with protein MGSKNKDIKNRKGKRPADVSSAAGDVSGGGSRIEKNVINDSRFAALHSDPRFREPPQKKSKVTIDSRFNRMFTDKNFASSKAPTDIRGKPRKSSAKNPLNHYYHIEEEEEEEEEGEKQRRKKEKPKVIESESDDDNEEEESESDSETSEDQKLTKVGAASSESEEDEEVGGNNSLANSSDSDSDSDDEMDEVSSEEEDTFVQKEDVPEIDKETKRLAVVNMDWGRVKAVDLYMLLSSFLPRGGQIISVAVYPSDFGLKRMEEEAVHGPVGLFDEEKRKDEDSDDNEEDDDDEMDNEKLRAYEMSRLRYYYAVVECDSSATADYLYKTCDGVEFERTSNKLDLRFIPDSMEFKHQPRDIATEAPADYEGLDFHTRALQHSNIELTWDEDEPQRIRTLKRQFNDEQLADMELKEFLASDESGSDDSEEGGDDTEDKSAKRKKKQDTYRALIQSGEGSDGNNEEEDQDMEVTFNTGLEDLSKRILEKKDKQSETVWEAYLRKKREKKKSRKGNTKDSSEDESSNSDQEPIEEPEDFFIEEPSAKGDKDSQQQSTRKGKQSLEASEEAEASRAELELLLADDKGGDANLKGYNMKPKKAKGKKGKEIPVEDKLPSIDYEDPRFSSLFKSPLFALDPTDPQFKRSAAYARQLAQKQHKVEEEIVNAKQQAGITAPLQPSRTLEAATSEQLQSDDLPLRKEKHELSSLVKSIKMKSQQLSLSSRGKVVVKNEKSQASAKKIEGEQGKKESAKSRARAKRDEKQVK; from the exons ATGGGGTCCAAAAACAAGGATATTAAGAACAGAAAGGGAAAAAGGCCGGCCGATGTTTCCTCCGCAGCCGGAGATGTAAGCGGCGGAGGAAGTAGAATTGAgaagaatgtcatcaatgattCTCGATTTGCAGCGTTACACTCGGATCCTAGATTCCGCGAACCACCTCAGAAGAAGTCGAAAGTCACCATTGATTCTCGATTCAATCGTATGTTCACTGACAAAAACTTCGCTTCATCAAAAGCTCCGACTGATATTAGAGGCAAACCCCGTAAATCTTCTGCTAAAAACCCTCTTAACCATTATTACcatattgaagaagaagaggaggaggaggaggagggtGAGAAACAGAGGAGGAAGAAGGAGAAACCAAAGGTGATAGAATCTGAAAGTGATGATgacaatgaagaagaagagagcgaGAGTGACAGTGAGACGAGTGAGGACCAGAAATTGACGAAAGTTGGCGCCGCATCATCAGAGTCCGAAGAAGATGAGGAGGTGGGAGGTAATAATTCATTGGCAAATTCGTCTGATTCCGATTCTGATTCTGACGATGAAATGGATGAAGTTTCCTCAGAGGAGGAAGACACTTTCGTGCAG AAAGAGGATGTGCCTGAAATTGACAAGGAAACCAAGAGGCTTGCAGTTGTTAACATGGATTGGGGTAGAGTAAAG GCAGTTGACTTGTATATGCTATTGAGCTCCTTTCTCCCAAGAGGGGGTCAAATAATATCTGTTGCTGTCTATCCATCTGACTTTGGTCTCAAGCGTATGGAAGAGGAGGCTGTCCATGGTCCAGTTGGCCTATTTGATGAGGAAAAGCGAAAAGATGAAGACAGTGATGAtaatgaagaagatgatgatgatgagatgGACAATGAGAAATTACGTGCTTATGAAATGAGTCGGCTCAG GTATTATTATGCTGTGGTGGAATGCGATTCAAGTGCTACAGCAGATTACCTTTACAAAACTTGTGATGGGGTTGAGTTTGAAAGAACATCAAACAAATTAGATTTGAGGTTTATTCCAGATTCCATGGAATTCAAGCATCAACCACGTGACATTGCAACAGAG GCCCCTGCAGATTATGAAGGTCTAGATTTTCACACTCGAGCTCTGCAACACAGCAATATTGAACTTACATGGGATGAGGATGAGCCACAACGCATCAGGACCTTGAAGAGACAGTTCAATGATGAACAG CTTGCAGATAtggagttgaaagagtttttggctTCTGATGAGAGTGGAAGTGATGATAGTGAAGAAGGTGGTGATGACACAGAAGATAAATCTgccaaaaggaagaaaaaacaaGATACCTACCGTGCGTTAATCCAGTCTGGGGAGGGTTCAGATGGAAATAATGAGGAGGAGGATCAGGATATGGAGGTCACATTTAACACTGGATTGGAAGATCTAAGCAAACGTATCctagaaaagaaggataaaCAGTCAGAAACTGTATGGGAAGCTTATCTCAGAAagaaaagggagaaaaagaagTCCAGGAAAGGTAACACCAAGGATTCTTCAGAAGATGAGAGCAGCAATAGTGATCAAGAACCTATAGAAGAACCTGAGGACTTCTTCATAGAAGAGCCTTCTGCAAAAGGGGATAAGGATTCCCAGCAGCAGAGCACCAGGAAAGGGAAGCAGAGCCTTGAAGCATCTGAAGAAGCGGAAGCAAGTAGAGCAGAGCTTGAGCTATTACTTGCAGATGACAAAGGAGGAGATGCTAATTTGAAGGGTTACAACATGAAACCTAAAAAGGCAAAGGGAAAGAAGGGTAAAGAAATTCCAGTTGAAGACAAATTACCAAGTATAGATTATGAAGATCCACGGTTTTCATCTCTCTTTAAATCACCACTCTTCGCGTTGGACCCCACAGATCCTCAGTTCAAACG GAGTGCAGCTTATGCTCGTCAGCTGGCGCAAAAGCAGCACAAGGTCGAAGAAGAAATTGTGAATGCAAAACAACAGGCTGGAATAACTGCACCACTGCAGCCATCCAGAACATTAGAGGCAGCAACAAGTGAACAATTGCAGTCTGATGATTTACCTTTGAGAAAAGAGAAGCACGAGCTATCTTCTTTAGTTAAATCTATTAAGATGAAATCACAACAATTATCATTGTCCTCTCGAGGTAAGGTGGTAGTAAAGAATGAAAAAAGTCAAGCAAGTGCAAAGAAGATTGAAGGAGAGcaaggaaagaaagagagtGCAAAAAGTAGAGCAAGGGCAAAGAGGGATGAAAAGCAAGTAAAATAA
- the LOC129874233 gene encoding aspartyl protease family protein 1-like, whose translation MANSCTIGNFFVAPILFLAILGYQLQRTNGFGTFGFDIHHRYSDTVNGILDLHGLPEKGSVQYYSAWTQRDRLIKGRRLADTTNPTVPLAFSGGNETLRLSSLGFLHYANVTVGTPGLSFLVALDTGSDLFWLPCACSNCVRALQTRTGGRINLNIYSPNMSSTSEVVPCNGSLCGQRRRCLASQNACAYGVAYLSNNTSSTGVLVEDILHLETNNAQQKSIEAPIALGCGIRQTGAFLTGAAPNGLFGLGLENISVPSMLASKGLAANSFSMCFGPDGIGRIVFGDKGSPGQGETPLNLDQPHPTYNISLTGITVGSKITDLDFTVIFDSGTSFTYLNDPAYKVITENFDSQAKQPRIQPDGEIPFEYCYGISANQTTFEVPDVNLTMKGGNQFYLFDPIIMLSLPDGSGAYCLAVVKSEDVNIIGQNFMTGYRVIFDREKMVLGWKASDCYDSRESNDSSTTLPVNKRNSTEAPSPASVVPEATKGNASANEPATSFPSVPSSRPAGNHAPHFKSFYCQLMMAVFSLFSYYLIIISS comes from the exons ATGGCTAATTCTTGTACAATTGGCAATTTTTTCGTTGCCCCAATTCTTTTCTTGGCGATTCTTGGATACCAGTTGCAGAGAACTAATGGGTTTGGGACTTTCGGGTTTGATATCCATCACCGGTATTCGGATACGGTGAATGGTATTTTGGACCTTCATGGGTTGCCTGAGAAAGGCAGTGTTCAATATTATTCAGCTTGGACTCAACGTGATCGGCTTATCAAGGGCCGCCGCCTAGCTGATACAACTAATCCCACAGTGCCCCTCGCTTTTTCTGGAGGAAATGAAACTTTGCGGCTCAGTTCTTTGGGATT CTTGCATTATGCAAATGTCACTGTGGGCACTCCTGGACTATCATTTCTAGTGGCACTTGACACTGGCAGTGACTTATTTTGGCTACCATGTGCTTGCAGCAACTGTGTGCGTGCCCTTCAGACACGCACTGGAGGA CGAATAAATCTTAATATCTACAGCCCTAATATGTCTTCAACGAGCGAGGTTGTTCCCTGCAATGGCAGTTTGTGTGGACAAAGGAGACGATGCTTAGCTTCACAGAACGCATGTGCTTATGGAGTTGCATATCTCTCCAATAACACCTCATCAACAGGGGTACTGGTGGAAGACATATTACACTTAGAAACAAATAATGCTCAACAAAAAAGTATTGAGGCTCCAATTGCTCTGGG GTGTGGGATAAGACAAACGGGTGCATTTTTAACTGGCGCAGCTCCTAATGGTCTGTTTGGACTTGGTTTGGAAAATATATCTGTTCCAAGCATGTTAGCAAGTAAAGGTCTTGCTGCAAATTCTTTCTCCATGTGCTTTGGACCTGATGGTATCGGAAGAATAGTATTTGGAGATAAAGGAAGTCCAggccaaggagaaacgccactCAATCTTGATCAACCACA CCCAACTTATAACATCAGCCTGACAGGAATAACAGTAGGAAGCAAGATCACTGATCTTGATTTCACAGTCATTTTTGACTCTGGCACTTCATTCACATACTTGAACGATCCAGCTTACAAAGTCATTACAGAAAAC TTCGATTCTCAAGCAAAACAGCCACGTATTCAACCTGATGGTGAAATTCCTTTTGAATACTGCTATGGGATAAG TGCAAATCAAACTACATTTGAAGTTCCAGATGTAAATTTGACAATGAAAGGTGGAAACCAATTTTATCTTTTTGATCCGATAATAATGCTCTCTCTCCCG GATGGTTCAGGCGCATACTGTTTAGCTGTAGTGAAAAGTGAGGATGTCAACATCATTGGAC AAAATTTCATGACTGGCTATCGCGTAATATTTGATCGGGAGAAGATGGTTTTGGGTTGGAAAGCCTCTGATT GTTATGATTCTAGAGAATCAAACGATAGCTCAACTACTCTTCCCGTGAACAAGCGTAATTCTACTGAAGCTCCTTCGCCTGCCAGTGTGGTGCCAGAGGCCACCAAGGGAAATGCAAGTGCAAATGAACCCGCTACATCGTTTCCATCTGTTCCATCATCTAGACCTGCAGGAAACCACGCACCACATTTCAAATCCTTCTATTGCCAACTTATGATGGCTGTCTTTTCCCTTTTTAGCtattatttgattattatttcTTCATGA